GTGCGGTTGAGGCGGTGACGGTCGGTGCGTCCAGATGAGGCCGGTACCGGCGCGGCGGCGCACAGGTGGGCGAAGGCGGCCTCCAGAGCGAGCCGCTCGGGGTCGCCTCCGGAGGCGATGAGCAGTTGCCGGCGGTTTCGGTGCCGGCCCCCGGCAACGCGAGAAGGCCGGGGGCGGTGCCGATGATCAGGGCACATCAATCACTCCAGGAAACCTGGGACGGATCATGTCCGAACATCGCGGTGATCAAGGCTGAGGCGGCGCCCCCAGCATGCCTGGCGCTTCGTCTCCCGCGCCAACGTGTTCCGCTCGTGCACTGCGTCGTCATGGAGCAGGGCGGTGTCGTCCACGAGGTTGCCGAACTCCACGCCCTCCTCATGGGCGTCGACCCCGGCCCCCACGCCCCCGGCGTCACCGTCGTCATGCCCTGTGGCCTCGCGCCCTTTCACCCCGCCGACCCGAAAGCCCGCGTCATCGGCATGGTCCCGGCTGCATCGAGCCGACCGTCACCGGCTCCGCGAATGCGAACCTCTCCGCCTTCGCCTGCGCACGTTCGACGGCAAGCTCCAGGTCTCGCAGCTGTTCAACAGCCTCACCGGCGCCGGCGCGAAGTCGGTGCGGGTGGGCTGAGGCGGGGAGACCCGGAGCCGCTGGGTGTGTCGGCCCTCACGCGGTGCTCGTGCGGTTCCGTGCCAGGCGGCGGCCTGGCACGGCCGCGTGGCGGCTCACCGCATGTATTCGAGTTCTACGGAACGGAACCCGTCCATCACCTCCGGCACCTGGAGCACTCCCCGAGTCGCCGACGCCGACAGGCTCTTCACCAGGAAGCTGAACAGCTCGCGCAGCGATTCCGCCTGGTCCTGCGCCTGCTCTGCGATGAAGGCCTGCAGGGTGGCGACGGCGGCGATCACCGAGGACCTGGCCTTGCCGAAGCCGAAGGCGACGACGTGCGGATGGCGGTCCCAGGACTCGTCCGTAAGCCGGGCGAACGCGTCGCGCCAGATGCGCTCGTCTCCGTTCTTATCGCCCTGGCGCATCCCGTCGGTCGGGAGGCCGTCCGTCATGAAGAACACGACCGGCCGCTGCACCTGCAGGCCCGCCGCGAGCAGATTGGGCACGTCGACCTCGATACGCTCCCGGATCAGATCGAAGGCCTTCGCGTATTCGGTGATTCCGCCACACGCGACTCGCGGCAGCCGGTCGACCTCGCTGATGTCCGACATGGGCAGGGCGACGCTGGCCTCGTTGTTGAACACGACGATCGAGATATGCGCGTACTGCGAGATCTCGGGGTCGTGGTAGGCCGCCCGGTGGACGAACTTGAGGCTGTCGTTGAGCAGGTCGGTGTAAGGCTTCATCGAGTCCGAGGTGTCGAGCACCAGGTAGGTCGGCAGGCACTTGGGCTTCGCCGCTCCCGCGATGACGACGGGCTCTTCGCCACGGTCGTGGATCATCGTCTGCGTCCTTTCTTAGAACTCTGCTACACGAAATGAATGATCAGGAGGATGATTCCGATGAGCACGCCGAGGAGGAAGAGTCCCACCGCGGCGGCGATGGCGCTTTCGCCCCGCGTCAGCGGCGGCAGCGGTTGCCGGGTCTCTCCCGCGCCGCCGGCCGCCTGCAGGGAGGGGGCCGAACCCGTGCTGCTTCTGGTCGGAGCGCTGCTCGGGGCACTGCCGCCGTATACCCGTGCCGGCGGAATCGGCACGGTCGGTTCGGTCGGCGGCCGCGGGGATGACCGCGCGGGCGGCGATCGCCTCGGCGGCGCCGGTTTACGGCGCGGCGGCGGCTCTACGGGATCCCAGCCGACGATGGTCGAGGACAGCGGGCCGGCCGACAGCGTCGTGCCCTGCGTCGTGCCCCGCAACGCTCCTCGCACCTCGGCGATCGCCGGACGCGTCGTCCGACTTCGCGCTTCCACGATGCACCGCAGCACCGGCGCGATCCGCTGCACCCGCTCGTCGTGCATCAGACCACCGAGCGCACCCATGGCCTTGTGCTGATTCCGATCTCCAGTCAGGCAGGCCGCGACCGCGATGGCGCAGCGGAACCGGTCGGTGTACGTGTCCACCATCTGGCCCTGCCGGGTCTGAAGATCCTCGAAACCGTAGCTCTCGACCCACGGCTGCGGTCCGAAGGAACACGCGTCGGTGTCGATGAAATACACCGAGAGCCGTTCCGCGGACCAGAAGATGTTCTTGTAGCCCCAGTCGCCGTACACCAGGCTGTGGCGTTCGAAGAGGTCGCCCACGTCGATGAGCCCACCGCACAGCGTCAGGCGCTGGGCCAGCGACGGTGCGGCCAGCCCCTTGCGCGCGAGCTGGTCGTCCTGCGAAGCGAGATGGGTCAATACCAGCGGCACGTCCGCGGCCTCGCCGTAAGCGTCCACGATCTTCGCGTAGACCTGCCTGGGCGCCGTGGGAATCACCACGCCGACGGTGGTCGCTCCCTCGACGACTCGGGCCACCGGCCAGCTCACGCTCTGCTCCAGCAGCTCCCGGTCGGCCGTCGTCATCTGCCCCGGCAGCCGGACGAGCCGATCGAGTCGGAGCGGGTCCGCGGGCTTGAGCTGGGTCGGGCGATACTCCTTGAACAGATAGCCGGGCTTGCCGAGCAGCGGATACACCGCCTTGCACTGGCCCGGCGAGCCGATCGGGACGCCCAGCGGCCCGAGCTGCGCCCGGCTGACGACGGGCGGGAAGGGGGCGGTCCGGCTGGTCGTCATCGCCGCCCCCGCTCGTCGGGCGGGGTCCAGACGAGCACCGCAGTGCGGTCGTCGTACTGGCCCGGCGCGTCGAAGAGCAGATCGCGCAGGAACCGGGGCAACGTGGGCGGCCGAGCCCAGCGCCGCGCCAGTTCCTCCGGCGCGCTGCTCACATCGCTGAGCGCATCCCCGAGCCCGTCGCTCATCAGCGCGAGAGCCTGGCCGGGACGCAAGTCGACGACGGTCTGGAGCAGTTCGCCCGGTCGACCCGGCAGGCAGCTCTCGATGGTGTTCCGGTCGAAGCCGCTCTTCTCCGTGCCGGCCACGCGGCTCCACCCGTCGGCGCCCAGCACCCAGGCGCTCGAATCGCCGAGCCAGGCAAGCCGTACCCGCCGCACACCATAGGGATCCGGCGCACTCGGAACCACGGCGGTGATGAGCGTGGTGCGATAGTCCGTGGGCGGGCGGCGCACGCGGCGGCCCTCCTGAACAATGGCCCCGGCAGCTTCGTGAAACGTCTTATCGAAGACGTTGACGCCGATGTCCTGCCCGTCGCCGATGGCGTGGCGAAGCGCTAGTACTGCCGAATGGGTAGCGATCGCAGAGCCCTTTTCCGAGTATCGGCTCGCGGACACCCCGTCGGCGACTGCGACCAGCAGGTGCCCGCGGTCCCGGGTGGTGCCCAGCTGGTACGCGTCCTGACATGGAGTGGCCTTTGCCTCGTCGTGCCGGTGCGAGGGGCCGAGCACGGCGGCCGCGCGGACGATGAGGTCGCCGATCGTGGCCTGATCTGCATGCACGCCGGAGCGGGACGGCTCAGCCGGCAGCCGCCAGTCGGCAGTGCCGAGCTGGGTGGGGTGTACGAACGCCAGGGGTTGAAGGGCGGCGTCCGCCGGCGTGCGAGGCGGTGCCTGGGGCGGATCCTGAGGTACGCGCCGGGTCGGCGCGGAGTTTTCCGAGGCCGTGCTCGAGGACTCCTCCCTCGCGCGAGACACCGTCGCCGAGCTGGTCGGCGCAAGCGCCACGGGTTTCGGAGGCCGCGCCTCGGTCTGGGTTCCGATGCCCCGCGCCGACAGCCAGTCGTAACCGAGGCTGAGTAGCCGGTTGATGACCAAGACGAGGACTCCGATCAGCAGGGCTGCGGGAAGTTCACGACGACTGCCGAACTGCTCGACCAGGATGGCGGCCACTGCGATGGACAACAGTCCGGTGAGCCAGACGACCCAAGGGCGGCCCGGCCCCCCGACGAGGCTTCGGTGGCCGTCCGCCCGGGCCGTGCCACCCGGCGCGGAGGGGGCAGGGCGCCGCGCGATACCCGGCGATGCCGTGCTCTCCGCGCGCGTGTGCGGTCGCATCGTCACTGCGCTCCCCGGCCCGTTCCGGTGGAGGGCTCCACGTCGTCCCAGGCGATGACCCCGCCGAGCGGCCGGCTGCTCGAGTTGTCGGCCGGCGGCGGCGCCGTGACGTTCCCGCCGGTCGGCGGCGGCGGCGCGGGCGGCGCAGGCGGCAGGGGAGCCGCGCCGCCCGGCCCCGGAGAGGCGGTGACCGGCGGGGGAATCGCGCTCCCGCCGGTCAAGGCGAGCCCGGACGGTCCGAGGACGCCCGGACCGGGCGCGGGCCCGACCGCGGGCGGCAGCACGTAGTCGAGATACCTGGCCAGGTCGACGTCCTGGATCACGCCCTCCTTGAGCAGCACCGTGCGCAGCTCCTGACGCTCCTGCTCGCTGACACGACGGGCGTCGAGCACCATCTTGAGCACCTCGCGGGTGGAGTCGTCGTTCTTCGTCAGATGCTCGACCAGGACGCCGAACTCGCCTCGTTGCAGCGCCCGTTCCACCTCCTCACGGGTCATCGCGTCGATCTCGATCCGACCCCGCACTCGCGCGCGCTCGGCCAGCTGCGCCGCGATCGCCGGGTCGAGGTGCAGGTGAGCGGTGAACCGGAAGACGCTGATGCCGATGTCAAGCCGCATCTCCTTCGCGAACTGGGAGTTGAGCTGCGACTCCGCATAGCTCCACTGTTCGGGGCGACAGGCCGTCGCGATTTCGTGCATCGGGATCAGCAGCTTCTGCCTGATCGCCGACTCGGCGCCCTTCACGTCGATGCCGCGACGCACCACGGTGGCCGGGTCATGGACCCGCCAGGCCAGCGAGACCGCGTACTCGAAGTAGAAGCCGTTCTCCATGCTGGGCAGGTCGGAGCCGGTCCACTCGGTCGCCCTGTCGGTCAGGTCGACGTCGTATCTGCGCTTGGCCGAGAAGGCCTGCCGAGTGCTGATACGCCGATCGCTGACCGTGTAGTCGCCGTCGGCGGTGACGAACACGTGGGCGGTACCCGGCACGACGTGCGGCCGGGACGTCCCGCTCTGCGGATGGGGGCCGGTGAACAAGCGGTTCGGGTCATACCCGGCCGGCGAGCCGGGCGTCTGGTACATGCTCATGTCTCCTCCTTGGTTCCGTCAGATGCCTTGCAGGGCCGCGGCCGCGTGCGGAGCATTCCCGCCGCCATCCCGCCCGGTCCAGTCCTTGGCGAGCAGATCCACGATCTGCGCGGTTCGATGCGTGGCTGCGACGGCCGTGAGCAGCCGTGCCAGCGCCCGGCAGCC
This genomic window from Actinospica robiniae DSM 44927 contains:
- a CDS encoding vWA domain-containing protein, translated to MIHDRGEEPVVIAGAAKPKCLPTYLVLDTSDSMKPYTDLLNDSLKFVHRAAYHDPEISQYAHISIVVFNNEASVALPMSDISEVDRLPRVACGGITEYAKAFDLIRERIEVDVPNLLAAGLQVQRPVVFFMTDGLPTDGMRQGDKNGDERIWRDAFARLTDESWDRHPHVVAFGFGKARSSVIAAVATLQAFIAEQAQDQAESLRELFSFLVKSLSASATRGVLQVPEVMDGFRSVELEYMR
- a CDS encoding protein phosphatase 2C domain-containing protein; the protein is MAAILVEQFGSRRELPAALLIGVLVLVINRLLSLGYDWLSARGIGTQTEARPPKPVALAPTSSATVSRAREESSSTASENSAPTRRVPQDPPQAPPRTPADAALQPLAFVHPTQLGTADWRLPAEPSRSGVHADQATIGDLIVRAAAVLGPSHRHDEAKATPCQDAYQLGTTRDRGHLLVAVADGVSASRYSEKGSAIATHSAVLALRHAIGDGQDIGVNVFDKTFHEAAGAIVQEGRRVRRPPTDYRTTLITAVVPSAPDPYGVRRVRLAWLGDSSAWVLGADGWSRVAGTEKSGFDRNTIESCLPGRPGELLQTVVDLRPGQALALMSDGLGDALSDVSSAPEELARRWARPPTLPRFLRDLLFDAPGQYDDRTAVLVWTPPDERGRR